In a single window of the Antedon mediterranea chromosome 1, ecAntMedi1.1, whole genome shotgun sequence genome:
- the LOC140040634 gene encoding uncharacterized protein produces MAPSQVTKDNEHEVWENLYKMKQKKQVRPKFKEGNKVRISRYKMPFEKGYLANWTEEIFRIRKRTGSTVPTYKLEDWDGEIIEGTFYEKELQKVSKSDKDTYRVEEVIKKRKRGGKTEYFVKWLGYPAKFNSWVQNIAR; encoded by the coding sequence ATGGCGCCCTCACAGGTTACAAAAGATAACGAACATGAAGTTTGGGAAAATCTGTATAAAATGAAGCAAAAGAAACAAGTTCGGCCCAAGTTCAAAGAGGGTAATAAAGTACGAATAAGTAGATACAAAATGCCTTTCGAGAAAGGTTACCTGGCAAACTGGACGGAGGAGATATTTAGGATACGTAAGCGTACCGGTTCGACCGTTCCCACATATAAACTGGAGGATTGGGACGGCGAAATCATAGAAGGTACTTTTTACGAAAAGGAATTGCAAAAAGTATCCAAAAGCGACAAGGATACGTATCGCGTGGAAGaagtaataaagaaaagaaaacgaGGAGGGAAAACGGAATATTTCGTTAAGTGGTTAGGTTATCCGGCCAAGTTCAACAGTTGGGTTCAGAATATTGCCCGGTAA
- the LOC140040625 gene encoding adhesion G-protein coupled receptor G6-like — protein sequence MFAASNGTSDFRVVTVIYNDSSLFPTNQSNNATRTNGQIISLSIPGVKLNNLSYPIVTTFIPAEISKNNNETACVFWDFELDDGNGGWSSAGCYLANGSLDGSDRQICHCDHLTNFAILMNFYPGQEDTQIPRYITNIGLGVSIVCLLATLVSFTINRKLRKSKPKQILCHLCVSLLCLYLIFLVGIDSKDKKGPCTVIAGLIHYFLLTSMFWMSVQAINLYYLIVKVYNTHVSRFFLKACLFAWGLPAVIVAITVGIDVDNYANKEYCFLVVTRMYYSVALPIAIVLLFNTIVFIMVLRSISKLGKITAQAHENNKSRHLLQNAACISVIMGLTWVIGFFAIGSASNVIQILFCILNSLQGFAIFVLYCLRSKDVRIFWTEEVRKRFNGVSSTLRGTKSSSINSSAGKTTSFGLSSSKGMQTNSDSKINSSNNQESVA from the exons ATGTTTGCAGCCTCCAATG gaaCATCTGATTTTCGTGTGGTTACAGTAATATATAATGACAGTTCACTATTTCCAACAAACCAGTCAAATAATGCAACAAGAACCAATGGTCAGATTATTTCATTGTCAATACCTGGAGTTAAACTGAACAATTTATCATATCCAATTGTCACAACATTTATACCTGCTGAG atatctaaaaataataatgagaCAGCCTGTGTGTTTTGGGATTTTGAACTTGATGATGGTAATGGTGGCTGGTCAAGTGCTGGATGCTACTTAGCTAATGGATCGTTGGATGGCAGTGACAGACAAATTTGTCATTGTGACCATTTAACCAATTTTGCAATTCTTATG AATTTTTATCCAGGTCAAGAAGATACACAGATTCCAAGGTACATCACAAATATTGGTCTTGGTGTTTCAATCGTTTGTTTACTTGCAACTTTAGTCTCTTTTACAATCAACAG aaagcTACGAAAGAGTAaaccaaaacaaatattatgCCACCTGTGTGTATCACTACTCTGCTTGTATCTGATCTTTCTGGTTGGGATTGACAGTAAAGATAAAAAAGGTCCTTGTACGGTCATTGCTGGACTGATTCACTACTTTTTGTTGACGTCTATGTTTTGGATGTCTGTGCAGGCTATTAACCTGTATTACTTGATCGTGAAAGTTTATAATACACACGTTTCTAGGTTTTTCTTAAAAGCCTGTCTTTTTGCTTGGG GTCTACCAGCTGTGATTGTTGCTATTACTGTTGGTATTGATGTTGACAATTATGCAAATAAAGAATA CTGTTTCCTTGTTGTAACCCGTATGTATTACAGCGTAGCATTACCTATTGCAATCGTATTACTCTTTAATACGATTGTGTTTATTATGGTGTTACGCAGCATAAGTAAACTTGGTAAAATAACAGCACAAGCTCACGAAAACAACAAAAGCAGGCACTTACTGCAGAATGCAGCGTGCATATCAGTAATTATGGGATTGACATGGGTTATTGGATTCTTTGCAATTGGTAGTGCCTCCAATGTGATTCAGATACTCTTCTGTATCCTGAATTCTCTTCAAGGTTTTGCTATCTTCGTTCTGTATTGTTTAAGAAGTAAGGATGTTCGTATTTTCTGGACAGAAGAGGTGCGTAAAAGATTTAACGGGGTGTCTTCAACACTTAGAGGAACCAAAAGTAGCTCTATCAATTCCAGTGCAGGTAAAACTACTTCATTTGGTTTGAGTTCGTCTAAAGGGATGCAAACAAATTCGGATTCTAAGATCAATTCAAGTAACAACCAAGAATCAGTTGCTTGA
- the LOC140040641 gene encoding uncharacterized protein F54H12.2-like has protein sequence MAFVHNHSCECLKSELDLFSVPPTQTSITKGQWVQYHPFNSITDVGPLQFNIQGSSEEYMDLSQTMLNVKLKITKQDGTDLQPADPVGPANLLLQSLFSEVDVSLNERLITPSTNTYSYRALIETLLTYGSDAKNTHLTGGLFHKDTAGKMDVADPTLAENAVNKGLKKRAQYIGGSRFVDLIGPIHCDIFFQDRMMLNGVDVKIKLHRSKNAFSLMSSDAAAGFKIRLEDASLFVRKVRLNPSIALAHAKALERGPAKYPLRRVEVKTLTIPRGNLSFTRESLYNGNLPKRLVVGLVTTEAFNGSYEKNPYNFQHFNTNFLALYIDGEQVPWKPLKPTFEDGGNYMLAYQSLFSGSNTLFQDTGNQISRDDYPKGYSLFAFDLTPDLANAGHFNLIRQGNIRLEIQFSTALTETINILVYSEFDSIIKIDKSRNVIIDF, from the coding sequence ATGGCTTTTGTACACAATCACTCGTGCGAGTGTTTAAAATCGGAATTGGACTTGTTTTCTGTACCACCGACACAGACTAGTATAACCAAAGGACAATGGGTGCAATATCACCCTTTCAACAGCATCACCGACGTGGGCCCCTTGCAATTCAACATACAAGGGTCCAGCGAGGAATACATGGATTTGTCGCAGACGATGCTTAATGTTAAACTAAAAATTACTAAACAAGACGGAACCGATCTCCAGCCCGCCGATCCGGTAGGCCCTGCCAATTTACTTTTGCAATCATTGTTTAGCGAAGTTGACGTTTCTTTGAACGAGAGGTTGATTACCCCTTCGACAAATACTTATTCGTATAGGGCATTAATTGAAACATTACTGACTTATGGATCCGATGCCAAGAATACACACCTCACGGGTGGGTTGTTTCATAAAGACACGGCAGGTAAAATGGATGTAGCTGACCCTACGCTAGCCGAAAATGCGGTGAATAAAGGTCTTAAAAAACGGGCTCAATACATTGGTGGTAGTCGTTTTGTCGACTTGATTGGACCTATTCATTGCGATATATTTTTCCAAGATCGGATGATGCTCAACGGTGTAGATGTCAAAATTAAACTGCATCGAAGTAAAAACGCATTTAGTCTCATGTCTTCAGATGCCGCGGCCGGTTTTAAGATCCGCCTGGAAGACGCGTCCTTGTTTGTTCGCAAGGTCCGCCTGAACCCGTCTATCGCGCTAGCCCACGCAAAAGCTCTGGAACGCGGTCCGGCCAAATACCCGCTGCGTCGCGTTGAGGTCAAGACATTAACTATACCGCGCGGGAATCTATCGTTTACGAGGGAATCGCTGTACAACGGTAATCTACCGAAACGTCTGGTTGTAGGACTGGTGACCACCGAAGCATTCAACGGTAGCTACGAGAAGAATCcctacaattttcaacatttcaacACCAATTTCCTGGCTCTATATATTGACGGTGAGCAAGTACCGTGGAAACCGTTAAAACCAACGTTCGAAGACGGAGGCAACTACATGCTGGCGTATCAGAGTCTATTTTCGGGTTCTAACACGTTGTTCCAGGATACCGGAAATCAGATTTCTAGAGACGATTATCCTAAAGGCTATTCGTTGTTTGCTTTTGACCTGACTCCCGATTTGGCAAATGCCGGACATTTTAATCTAATTCGGCAAGGAAATATACGTTTAGAAATTCAGTTTTCTACGGCTTTGACCGAGACCATCAACATTTTAGTTTATTCAGAATTTGATTCAATCATAAAAATTGACAAGTCTCGTAACgtaattatagatttttaa